One genomic segment of Natronospira proteinivora includes these proteins:
- a CDS encoding bifunctional 2-methylcitrate dehydratase/aconitate hydratase has product MSDIRSAKRPDPDDVLVAITDYVCDYEDFSKESLSTARYCLMDSLACSMLAMEYPACTKMLGPVVPGADMKGGARVPGTSYELDPVMAAFNIGAQVRWLDFNDTWLAAEWGHPSDNLGAILAVADYESRRRLADGKDALKIRDVLEAMIKAHEIQGVLALENSFNRVGLDHVLLVRLASTAVATRMFGGSREDVLNAVSNAWIDGGALRTYRHAPNTGSRKSWAAGDASARGVRLALIALTGEMGYPSALSAPKWGFQDVLFKGEDIKLPQSFGHYVMENVLFKISFPAEFHAQTAVECAMQLHDQVKDRLDEIERVEIETQEPGVRIIDKTGPLDNPADRDHCIQYMVAIPLMFGRLTAEDYEDSVALDDRIDTLRDKMTVKENEVFTKDYYDADKRAIPNAIKVVFKDGSETERVQVDYPIGHRRRREEGIPVLLQKFDDALTRILSPRKSREIIELCEDHGSLDDTPVHEFMKLFAK; this is encoded by the coding sequence ATGTCCGATATCCGTTCCGCCAAGCGGCCCGATCCCGATGACGTTCTGGTCGCGATTACCGATTACGTCTGTGATTACGAGGATTTCAGCAAGGAATCCTTAAGCACCGCCCGTTATTGCCTGATGGACTCCTTGGCCTGCTCCATGCTGGCTATGGAATACCCGGCCTGCACCAAGATGTTGGGCCCGGTGGTTCCCGGCGCCGACATGAAAGGCGGGGCGCGGGTGCCCGGCACTTCTTATGAGCTGGACCCGGTGATGGCCGCCTTCAACATCGGCGCCCAGGTCCGCTGGCTGGATTTCAACGACACTTGGCTGGCCGCCGAGTGGGGCCATCCCTCCGATAACCTGGGCGCCATCCTGGCCGTGGCCGACTACGAGTCCCGCCGCCGCCTGGCCGATGGCAAGGACGCGCTCAAGATCCGCGATGTCCTGGAGGCCATGATCAAGGCCCATGAAATCCAGGGCGTGCTGGCGCTGGAAAACAGCTTTAACCGGGTGGGTCTGGACCATGTGCTGCTGGTTCGTCTGGCCTCCACCGCCGTGGCCACCCGCATGTTCGGTGGTAGCCGCGAGGACGTGCTCAACGCCGTCTCCAACGCCTGGATCGACGGCGGTGCCCTGCGCACCTATCGCCATGCCCCCAACACCGGCTCCCGCAAGAGCTGGGCCGCCGGGGATGCCTCCGCCCGGGGCGTGCGCCTGGCGCTGATCGCCCTGACCGGTGAGATGGGCTATCCCTCCGCCCTGTCCGCCCCCAAGTGGGGTTTCCAGGACGTGCTGTTCAAGGGTGAGGACATCAAGCTGCCCCAGTCCTTCGGCCATTACGTGATGGAGAACGTGCTGTTCAAGATCTCCTTCCCGGCCGAATTCCACGCCCAGACTGCGGTGGAATGCGCCATGCAGCTGCATGACCAGGTCAAGGACCGTCTCGACGAGATCGAGCGGGTGGAGATTGAGACCCAGGAGCCGGGTGTGCGCATCATCGACAAGACCGGCCCCCTGGACAACCCGGCCGACCGGGATCACTGCATCCAGTACATGGTGGCCATCCCGCTGATGTTCGGCCGTCTCACCGCCGAAGACTATGAAGACAGCGTGGCTCTGGACGATCGCATCGACACCCTGCGGGACAAGATGACCGTCAAGGAAAACGAGGTCTTCACCAAGGACTACTACGATGCCGACAAGCGGGCCATCCCCAATGCCATCAAGGTGGTGTTCAAGGACGGTTCCGAGACCGAGCGGGTCCAGGTGGATTACCCCATCGGTCATCGCCGCCGCCGCGAGGAAGGCATTCCGGTGCTGCTGCAGAAGTTCGACGATGCCCTGACCCGCATCCTCTCCCCCCGCAAGTCCCGGGAGATCATCGAGCTCTGCGAAGACCACGGCAGCCTGGACGACACCCCCGTCCACGAGTTCATGAAACTCTTCGCTAAATAA
- a CDS encoding ParB/RepB/Spo0J family partition protein: protein MAAKKRGLGRGLDALLAGSTEDSPEQAVEKGEASLRDLPVDLIEPGRYQPRTGMDPEALNELADSIRSQGVVQPVVVRALSEGRYELIAGERRWRAAQKAGLHEIPAVIRKVPDQAAIAMALIENIQRENLSALEEAKALARLIEEFELSQQAAAEAVGRSRTSVTNLLRLLDLEPDVRDLVEGRKLEMGHARALLAIKGHDQVALANHVAARGLSVRETEKLVRRRLSESKDGPAKPDRRRKDPDLERLEQDLTDRLGARVALEQGRGGKGKLVIRYTSLDELDGILERIQ from the coding sequence ATGGCAGCCAAGAAACGCGGTCTGGGCCGGGGGCTAGATGCCCTGCTGGCCGGCTCCACCGAAGACAGTCCCGAGCAAGCCGTCGAAAAAGGCGAGGCCTCCCTGCGGGATCTGCCGGTGGATCTGATTGAGCCCGGTCGCTATCAGCCGCGGACCGGCATGGATCCCGAGGCGCTGAACGAGTTGGCCGATTCCATCCGTTCCCAGGGTGTGGTGCAGCCGGTGGTGGTGCGGGCCCTCAGTGAAGGCCGATATGAATTGATTGCCGGCGAACGGCGCTGGCGGGCGGCCCAGAAGGCCGGCCTGCACGAGATTCCGGCCGTCATCCGCAAGGTCCCGGATCAGGCCGCCATCGCCATGGCCCTGATCGAGAATATCCAGCGGGAGAATCTCTCCGCCCTGGAAGAGGCCAAGGCCCTGGCCCGCCTGATTGAAGAGTTCGAGCTTTCACAGCAAGCCGCCGCCGAAGCCGTCGGACGGTCGCGCACCTCGGTCACCAACCTGCTGCGCCTACTGGACCTGGAGCCCGATGTCCGGGATCTGGTGGAGGGCCGTAAGCTGGAGATGGGCCATGCCCGGGCCCTGCTGGCCATCAAGGGCCATGATCAAGTGGCTCTGGCCAATCATGTGGCCGCCCGAGGCCTCTCGGTGCGTGAAACCGAGAAGCTGGTCCGCCGTCGCCTGAGCGAGTCCAAGGACGGACCCGCCAAGCCGGATCGGCGCCGCAAGGACCCGGACCTTGAACGCCTGGAGCAGGACCTGACCGATCGTCTGGGCGCTCGGGTGGCCCTGGAACAGGGCCGGGGTGGCAAAGGCAAGCTCGTGATTCGCTACACCAGCCTGGACGAGCTGGACGGAATTCTGGAGAGGATTCAATAG
- a CDS encoding ParA family protein: MANIIAVANQKGGVGKTTTCINLAASLAATRRRVLMVDMDPQGNATMGAGVEKNQLSRSAYDVILGECSARDAIQSLTDSGMHVLPANGDLTAAEVKLMRAFGRESKLRKALEPVMVDYDYILIDCPPSLNMLTVNALAAAHGVLIPMQCEYYALEGLSALLNTVEQIREAVNPELKIAGLLRTMFDPRNNLANEVSAQLIQHFEDKVYRTMIPRNVRLAEAPSYGVPALLHDKNSRGALAYLALAGEMLRREEKARAAQAAG; this comes from the coding sequence ATGGCCAATATCATCGCCGTCGCCAACCAGAAAGGTGGGGTGGGCAAGACTACCACCTGCATCAACCTGGCCGCGTCGCTCGCCGCGACCCGGCGCAGGGTGCTGATGGTGGATATGGATCCCCAGGGCAACGCCACCATGGGTGCCGGGGTGGAAAAGAACCAGTTAAGCCGCTCGGCCTATGACGTGATTCTCGGCGAATGCAGCGCCCGGGATGCCATCCAGAGCCTGACGGACAGTGGCATGCATGTGCTGCCCGCCAATGGCGATCTGACCGCCGCCGAGGTCAAGCTGATGCGGGCCTTCGGCCGGGAATCCAAGCTGCGCAAGGCCCTGGAACCGGTGATGGTGGACTACGATTACATCCTCATCGATTGCCCGCCCTCGCTCAATATGCTGACCGTCAACGCCCTGGCGGCCGCCCACGGGGTGCTGATCCCCATGCAGTGCGAGTACTACGCCCTGGAGGGTTTGTCGGCCCTGCTCAACACCGTCGAGCAGATCCGGGAAGCGGTCAATCCCGAGCTCAAGATTGCCGGCCTGCTGCGGACCATGTTCGATCCCCGGAACAATCTGGCCAATGAAGTCAGCGCCCAGCTCATTCAGCACTTCGAGGACAAGGTCTATCGCACCATGATTCCGCGCAATGTGCGCCTGGCCGAGGCGCCCAGCTACGGTGTGCCGGCCTTGCTGCATGACAAGAACTCCCGGGGTGCCCTGGCCTACCTGGCCCTGGCCGGCGAGATGCTGCGCCGCGAGGAAAAGGCCCGCGCCGCCCAGGCCGCCGGCTGA
- the prpC gene encoding bifunctional 2-methylcitrate synthase/citrate synthase has product MAEKKMGAGLRGMVAGETALCTVGKEGTGLTYRGYDIEELAEKARFEEVAYLLLHGKLPTKAELDAYIAKIKKGRGLPQALKDALERIPAEAHPMDVMRTGASMLGNLETEAEDFSDQDDAADRLLAAFPSIICYWYQFSHHGKRIETETDDESIGAHFLHLLHGKAPNELHARVMNVSLILYAEHEFNASTFTARVCASTLSDMHSCITGAIGSLRGPLHGGANEKAMALIEQFSSAEDATKGIHGMLERKEKIMGFGHAVYTERDPRNAIIKNWSKKLAEEVGDTALYPISEAVESVMWNEKKLFANADFFHASAYNFMGIPTKLFTPIFVMSRLTGWAAHVKEQRAKNRIIRPNAEYVGPELQSYVPIEERS; this is encoded by the coding sequence ATGGCTGAGAAAAAGATGGGCGCCGGCCTTAGAGGCATGGTCGCCGGTGAAACCGCGCTTTGTACCGTGGGCAAGGAAGGCACTGGCCTGACCTATCGTGGCTACGATATTGAAGAGTTGGCGGAAAAGGCCCGCTTCGAAGAAGTGGCTTATCTGCTGCTCCACGGCAAGTTGCCCACCAAGGCCGAGCTGGATGCCTATATTGCCAAGATCAAGAAAGGCCGTGGTCTGCCCCAGGCACTGAAAGACGCGCTGGAGCGGATTCCCGCCGAAGCCCATCCCATGGATGTGATGCGTACCGGCGCTTCCATGCTGGGCAACCTGGAAACCGAGGCCGAGGACTTCTCCGATCAGGATGATGCGGCGGACCGTCTGCTGGCGGCCTTCCCCTCCATCATCTGCTACTGGTATCAGTTCAGCCACCACGGCAAGCGGATCGAGACCGAAACCGATGATGAGTCCATCGGCGCGCATTTCCTGCATCTGCTGCATGGCAAGGCCCCCAATGAACTGCATGCCCGGGTGATGAATGTCTCCCTGATCCTGTATGCCGAGCATGAGTTTAATGCCTCCACCTTCACCGCCCGGGTCTGCGCCTCCACCCTGTCGGATATGCATTCCTGCATCACCGGTGCCATCGGTTCCCTGCGTGGCCCGCTCCACGGCGGTGCCAATGAAAAGGCCATGGCCTTGATCGAGCAGTTCTCCAGTGCGGAAGATGCCACCAAGGGCATCCACGGCATGCTGGAGCGCAAGGAAAAGATCATGGGCTTCGGTCACGCGGTCTACACCGAGCGTGACCCGCGCAATGCCATTATCAAGAACTGGTCGAAGAAGCTGGCCGAGGAAGTGGGCGATACTGCCCTGTATCCCATTTCCGAAGCGGTTGAGAGCGTGATGTGGAACGAGAAGAAGCTGTTTGCCAATGCCGACTTCTTCCATGCCTCGGCCTACAACTTCATGGGCATCCCCACCAAGCTGTTCACGCCCATCTTCGTGATGTCGCGTCTGACCGGCTGGGCCGCTCACGTGAAGGAACAGCGGGCCAAGAACCGCATTATCCGTCCGAATGCGGAATACGTCGGGCCCGAGCTTCAGAGCTACGTGCCCATCGAGGAGCGTTCGTAA
- the cspE gene encoding transcription antiterminator/RNA stability regulator CspE — MQTGTVKWFNESKGFGFIAPEDGGKDVFVHFSGISGDGFKTLAEGQRVQFESKEGPKGLQAVDVSAL; from the coding sequence ATGCAAACCGGTACTGTTAAGTGGTTCAACGAATCCAAGGGTTTTGGCTTCATCGCTCCGGAAGACGGTGGTAAGGACGTTTTCGTCCATTTCTCCGGCATCTCCGGTGACGGCTTCAAGACCCTGGCCGAAGGCCAGCGCGTTCAGTTTGAGTCGAAAGAAGGCCCCAAGGGTCTCCAGGCCGTGGACGTGTCCGCGCTCTGA
- the prpB gene encoding methylisocitrate lyase — translation MSQVSAGARFWQALDAERPLQVAGTINAYSALLAEQAGFRAIYLSGAGVANASYGLPDLGMTSLNDVCEDIRRITAATELPLLVDADTGFGQAFNIQRTVREMTRAGAAGLHLEDQVAAKRCGHRPGKALVPKQEMVDRIRAGVDGRQDEQFVIMARTDAHAVEGQQAAIDRACAYVEAGADMIFAEALQTLDEYRQFIDAVGVPVLANITEFGKTPLFTTEELGDAGVRMALYPLSAFRAMSRAALDVYQTLRKEGTQKNVIDRMQTREELYEVLGYHEYEQTLDKLFKQ, via the coding sequence ATGAGCCAAGTCTCCGCTGGCGCCCGCTTCTGGCAGGCCCTGGATGCCGAGCGTCCACTGCAGGTGGCGGGTACCATCAACGCCTATTCCGCCCTGCTGGCCGAGCAGGCCGGCTTCCGTGCCATTTATCTATCTGGTGCCGGGGTGGCTAACGCCTCCTACGGCCTGCCCGATCTGGGCATGACCAGCCTGAATGATGTCTGCGAGGATATTCGCCGCATCACCGCGGCCACCGAGCTGCCGCTGCTGGTGGACGCCGACACCGGCTTCGGCCAGGCCTTCAATATCCAGCGCACAGTGCGTGAAATGACCCGCGCCGGCGCCGCCGGCCTGCATCTGGAAGACCAGGTGGCCGCCAAGCGTTGCGGGCACCGGCCTGGCAAGGCTCTGGTCCCCAAGCAGGAGATGGTGGATCGCATCCGCGCCGGTGTGGACGGTCGCCAGGATGAGCAGTTCGTGATCATGGCGCGTACCGACGCACATGCGGTGGAGGGCCAGCAGGCCGCCATCGACCGGGCCTGTGCCTATGTGGAGGCCGGTGCGGACATGATCTTCGCCGAGGCCCTGCAGACGCTGGACGAATACCGCCAGTTCATCGATGCGGTGGGCGTGCCGGTGTTGGCCAACATCACCGAATTCGGCAAAACGCCGCTGTTTACCACCGAGGAACTGGGTGATGCCGGGGTCCGCATGGCCCTGTATCCCCTGTCTGCCTTCCGGGCCATGAGCCGGGCCGCGCTGGATGTCTATCAGACCCTGCGCAAGGAAGGTACGCAGAAAAACGTGATCGATCGCATGCAGACCCGGGAAGAACTGTATGAGGTGCTCGGCTACCACGAGTACGAACAGACCCTGGACAAGCTTTTCAAGCAATAA
- the rsmG gene encoding 16S rRNA (guanine(527)-N(7))-methyltransferase RsmG → MTTEKLPKKLPQRLDDGLEAMDIGLDAEAKERLVALLGLLGKWNRAYNLTAVRDPMEMVPRHLLDSLSLLPDLGGKTVLDVGTGAGFPGLPLAIARPEMEFILLDSALKRVRFVRQAALELGLQNVAVVQSRIEDYRPERAFDTVTCRAFSSLGEFVVAAGARVAPEGRLVAMKGRYPAEELAGCPPGWQLKAARPVSIPGLDAERHQIIMCRTRQN, encoded by the coding sequence ATGACCACTGAAAAATTGCCAAAAAAACTGCCCCAGCGTCTGGACGACGGTTTGGAGGCGATGGATATAGGGCTGGATGCCGAGGCGAAGGAGCGGCTGGTGGCTTTGCTGGGCCTGCTGGGAAAGTGGAACAGGGCCTACAACCTCACCGCCGTGCGCGATCCCATGGAAATGGTGCCCCGGCACTTGCTGGATTCGCTCAGCCTGCTGCCGGATCTAGGCGGTAAGACCGTGCTGGATGTGGGTACCGGTGCGGGGTTTCCGGGCCTGCCTCTGGCCATTGCGCGGCCGGAGATGGAATTCATTCTGCTGGATTCGGCCCTCAAGCGGGTCCGCTTCGTGCGCCAGGCCGCGCTGGAGCTGGGTTTGCAGAATGTGGCGGTGGTCCAGTCCCGGATTGAGGACTACCGTCCGGAACGGGCCTTTGATACCGTGACTTGTCGGGCCTTCTCGTCACTTGGAGAGTTTGTCGTCGCCGCCGGGGCGCGGGTGGCGCCGGAAGGCCGTCTGGTGGCCATGAAGGGGCGCTATCCGGCCGAGGAACTGGCGGGTTGTCCGCCCGGCTGGCAGTTGAAGGCGGCCCGCCCGGTCTCCATACCGGGACTGGATGCCGAACGCCACCAGATCATTATGTGCCGTACAAGGCAGAATTGA